In Nostoc edaphicum CCNP1411, the sequence TATGGAAGTCCTTACGGCTTTTGTGCGAGTGAATGCGCCTTTGAAAAAAGACGAGGAGCAAGAATCACCAAAAATTCGCACAGATATTCAAGCAGCCCTTACCGTTATTGGACGCCGCAATACCGAGAATGAGCAGGAAAAACAAAGACTGGATTTAAGTAATATCGATATCAGGGGGGTAGACCTCATTAAAGCCAACTTGGAAAGAGCAGACTTCATTTCAAGTAATTTGGAAGGAGCATTGCTCATGCAAGCTAGATTGCAAAATGCAGAATTCTACAACGCTAACCTGCGGTCAGTGGCTTTTTTCGAAGCCAACCTGCACAAAGCATACCTTTCTGAAACCAAGCTGCAACAAGCAAACCTTTATAAAGCAAACCTACAAGGGTCATTTCTTCCAGGAGCAAACCTGCACCTGGCAAACCTTGTTGAAGCCAATTTACAAAAGACAAACCTTTCTGGGGTCAAAAACCTAGAACAACACCAGATTGAATTGGCAAAAGGCGATCGCACAACAATCTTACCGGAAAATCTTCAACCACCCGAACATTGGGAAACTTAAGTTTGACTTTCTGAGGCTCGACGCGAGTCTTTTAAAAGATAAAGTTACGCCGTGTGCGACTTTCTCTCAGACCTAACCCCCAACCCCTTCCCTACAAGGGAAGGGGAGCAAGAATCAAAGCCTCTCTCCGTTTCGGGGAGAGGTTTGGAGAGGGGTTTTAAGAATAAGTCGCACATCGCGTAAAGTTGCTTAGAGTGACAGCAAAACCCAACTTACTGGTATAACCTTAGAAATATTCCCTAAGCAGGAGACAAATAATAAGACAGGTGTCCTATCCTCAATGATCCTATAAAAAAGGGAGATGCCTGTAACAAAGCGGTTAGAAATTTTAGATTTAATTCGGGAACTTCAGCAGCAACTTAACCTCTCTCAGAAACAGTTTGCTGCTAAAGTAGGAGTTTCCTTCAAAACAGTCAACCGTTGGGAGAATGAGTATACAGTCCCTTCACGTATAGCGCTAAAACTAATAGAAGAAATGTTACGGAAAATGGGTGAACCCGGCAAAAGCTTGCTAAGTCAATATTTCCCAGAAGCAGAGTAGGGTTATGAGTCGTAAGGCAAAGGTATCTAAACCCCAAAACCTCTTTGCTGGCGGTAGAGACAAGGGCACATTCATCCGAGAGCAACTGTTGCACTATAGTGTTGCTTTCCTATCCGTTGCCTTAGCACTGTGGGCAACTCTGTTACTCAATCCATATCTCACTCCAACACCTGCGGCACTATTTTTTGCTGCGGTGATGGTGAGTGCCTGGTACGGTGGATTAGGGCCAGGGTTACTTGCAACCGTTTTGTCTACTTTGGCAATCAATTACTTCTTTTTTAAGCCACTTTATCCGCAGAACATTACCAATCTGAATATTGTAATCCCGCTAGTTGTGTTCATGCTAACAGCAGGGTTAATCAGTTGGCTCAACGAATCACGCCGCACAGCCCAACGGCAAGCTGAGGCAAATCTGAAGTTACTACACGAAAGCCAGGTACGGTTTGGTCGCTTAACAGAGTCCAATGAAGAAGCACTGCGACAACGAGAAACAGAACTTCGCCTAATTACAGATACGCTACCAGTTCTGATTTCCTTTGTAGATTCAGAACAACGCTACCGCTTCAATAACCTAGCTTATGAAGAGTGGTTTGGGCATCCGGCAGCAGAAGTTTATGGGAAGACACTTTGGGAAGTTTTGGGTGAATCCGCTTATAAAGTGCTTCGTCCTTATGTGGAACAAGTACTAGCAGGAGAGCAGGTCACTTTTGAAAGTCAAATTCCTTATAAAGATGGTGGTACACGCTACATTAATGCTATTTACGTTCCCCAGTTTAATCAACAGGGAACTGTTGAAGGGTATGCAGCGTTGATTACTGACATCAGCGAACAGCAAGCTGCGCTCCGCGAACGCAAACGGGCAGAAGCAGCGTTGCGCGAAAGTGAAGCCCGTTTTCGCCAAATGGCAGATACCGCCCCCGTACTGGTATGGATGTCCGCCACTGACACATTCTGTAACTACTTTAATAAACCCTGGCTAGATTTTACCGGGCGAACTCTAGAGCAAGAAATGGGCAATGGATGGACTGAAGGTGTTCATCCCGATGATTTTCGGCGTTGCTTAGACACATACACCAATGCTTTTCATGCCCGACAAAAATTTACAATGGAATATCGCCTTAGACGTTTTGATGGCGAATACCGTTGGGTTTTTGATACTGGTGTACCTCGATTCGCACCAACAGGGGAGTTTCTCGGCTATATCGGCTCTTGTGTTGATATCCACGATCGCAACTTGGCAGAAAAAGCGCTACGTGACAGTGAGGAGCGATATCGAATTTTAACGGAAGTGTCGCCGCAGGCTATTTGGATGGGCAATAGCGATGGTGGTATTACCTATTGCAATCAATACTGGTTAGATTTCACCGGATTGACAATGCAGCAGACCACTGGTTATGGCTGGATTTGTGCCATTCACCCCGATGACCGCGTAGGCGTAGCCCGCCACTGGCATCGCGTCTTTAAAACTTCGATGGAGGCTGTTGCTAATGCTACAAACTACGAAGTAGAAATTCGCTTTCGTCGAGTTTCTGATGGTAGCTATCGTTGGCATATTGTCCGGGGTTTGCCATTTCGAGATGCAGCGGGACAGATTATCAAGTGGGTGGGCATTGCCAGCGATATTCACGATCGCAAAGTTGCCGAAGCCGCCCTGCAACAACTCAACGAAATGCTGGAGCAACGGATTCAAGAGCGTACTGTCCAACTCGAAGCTGCTAACAAGGAACTCGAATCTTTCTCCTATTCAGTCTCTCACGACTTGCGAGCACCGCTGCGCCACATTGGCGGATTTATCGAATTGCTTCAGAAGCGGCATAGCTCAACAAGCTTAGATCAAACGAGTCAGCGCTATTTGAAAATAATTTCAGAAACGGCAAAACAGGCAGGAATATTGATCGATGAGTTGCTGACATTTTCTCGGATGGGGCGCACCGAAATGCGCTACATCAACCTGAATATGGAGGAATTAGTACAAGAGGTAAAACGCGATTTGATCGCAGAAACCCCAGGACGGATAATCCGTTGGCACATCAAGTCATTGTCAGAAGTGCAGGGCGACCCCTCCATGCTACGGCTCGTGCTTCGCAACCTGATAGGCAATGCCGTAAAATATACCCAGACTCGAAACCCAGCAGAAATCACTGTTGGAAGTATTGACAATGAAAACGAAGTTGTCTTTTTTGTACAAGATAACGGCGTTGGCTTTAATATGCAATATGTTCACAAGCTATTCGGAGTATTTCAACGCCTGCAT encodes:
- a CDS encoding helix-turn-helix domain-containing protein; its protein translation is MPVTKRLEILDLIRELQQQLNLSQKQFAAKVGVSFKTVNRWENEYTVPSRIALKLIEEMLRKMGEPGKSLLSQYFPEAE
- a CDS encoding pentapeptide repeat-containing protein, which codes for MSDHKTDSLRNWLIVLPFIFIVCLFIVFLAFVNVEGLSTEQRLDYGIKALTTTGTIFVGIAVFINAFYAAKRAEAMDKSAEAANKSAEAALRNAEAAQDKQITERFAKAIEQLGNEKIETRLGAIYTLERIAKDSKDDHWTIMEVLTAFVRVNAPLKKDEEQESPKIRTDIQAALTVIGRRNTENEQEKQRLDLSNIDIRGVDLIKANLERADFISSNLEGALLMQARLQNAEFYNANLRSVAFFEANLHKAYLSETKLQQANLYKANLQGSFLPGANLHLANLVEANLQKTNLSGVKNLEQHQIELAKGDRTTILPENLQPPEHWET
- a CDS encoding PAS domain S-box protein; translation: MSRKAKVSKPQNLFAGGRDKGTFIREQLLHYSVAFLSVALALWATLLLNPYLTPTPAALFFAAVMVSAWYGGLGPGLLATVLSTLAINYFFFKPLYPQNITNLNIVIPLVVFMLTAGLISWLNESRRTAQRQAEANLKLLHESQVRFGRLTESNEEALRQRETELRLITDTLPVLISFVDSEQRYRFNNLAYEEWFGHPAAEVYGKTLWEVLGESAYKVLRPYVEQVLAGEQVTFESQIPYKDGGTRYINAIYVPQFNQQGTVEGYAALITDISEQQAALRERKRAEAALRESEARFRQMADTAPVLVWMSATDTFCNYFNKPWLDFTGRTLEQEMGNGWTEGVHPDDFRRCLDTYTNAFHARQKFTMEYRLRRFDGEYRWVFDTGVPRFAPTGEFLGYIGSCVDIHDRNLAEKALRDSEERYRILTEVSPQAIWMGNSDGGITYCNQYWLDFTGLTMQQTTGYGWICAIHPDDRVGVARHWHRVFKTSMEAVANATNYEVEIRFRRVSDGSYRWHIVRGLPFRDAAGQIIKWVGIASDIHDRKVAEAALQQLNEMLEQRIQERTVQLEAANKELESFSYSVSHDLRAPLRHIGGFIELLQKRHSSTSLDQTSQRYLKIISETAKQAGILIDELLTFSRMGRTEMRYINLNMEELVQEVKRDLIAETPGRIIRWHIKSLSEVQGDPSMLRLVLRNLIGNAVKYTQTRNPAEITVGSIDNENEVVFFVQDNGVGFNMQYVHKLFGVFQRLHSDPQFEGTGVGLANVQRIIHRHNGRVWAEAVVDSGATFYFSLPKLLRKEGE